Proteins encoded within one genomic window of Fibrobacter sp. UWB16:
- a CDS encoding homoserine O-acetyltransferase, producing the protein MSEYLHKSFGPVVPKDFNKDYGEQGFLLENGKTLPALTIRYETYGSLNDAGDNAVWVCSPLTADAHAAGWYTENDKKPGWWDELIGPGKAIDTDRFFVVCSNILGGCKGSTGPATINPRTGKPYGSTFPTITIGDMVHAQKELANALGIKEFYSVIGGSMGGFQAMKWAIYYPEQVKRIIVIASSPRFSSQALGFEVVARDVITQDPNFHGGDYYEEGQTRPDIGLANARKLAHITYLSAVGMEKKFKRAQDQENRSHAVTYSTPYDLDLPIESYLRYQGTKFVDRFDANSYLHIAHATDAFDLETEYGSIENAFKDIKAEVLNVNLSTDWLFPPHESRRITSALLNVGKTVTSLELDTQFGHDGFLIEVGELGKAVGRFLDSKIIPQNGTQALPVFHDQSDFQRISKLVKEGSHVLDLGCGSGDLLDYLIRKKNVTGFGIEKNIKGILDCLEKDVQVIQRDLDESGLTDIKDGSFDYAIINRTIQEIRDPVALLNELLRVAKQVIVTFPNFGHWSARGSLMLHGRMPISKELPYEWYDTPNIRVLTLKDFYTLCNKEGFKIENLHFQNEHKISKFLTAIGLANFGAEHVIATISKKV; encoded by the coding sequence ATGAGTGAATATTTGCATAAATCATTTGGTCCCGTAGTCCCGAAAGACTTCAACAAGGATTATGGTGAACAGGGCTTTTTGCTGGAGAATGGCAAAACTCTCCCGGCCCTGACCATCCGTTACGAGACCTACGGCTCTTTGAACGACGCCGGCGATAACGCCGTGTGGGTTTGTTCGCCGTTAACCGCCGATGCGCACGCCGCCGGCTGGTACACCGAAAATGACAAGAAACCCGGCTGGTGGGACGAACTCATCGGACCAGGCAAAGCTATTGATACCGACAGATTCTTCGTGGTTTGCAGCAACATCCTCGGTGGATGCAAAGGCTCCACGGGCCCAGCAACGATCAACCCGCGTACGGGCAAGCCCTACGGCAGCACATTCCCTACCATTACGATAGGAGATATGGTACACGCCCAGAAGGAACTCGCGAACGCACTTGGCATCAAGGAATTCTACAGCGTCATCGGCGGATCCATGGGTGGATTCCAGGCGATGAAGTGGGCCATCTACTACCCGGAACAGGTGAAGCGCATCATCGTGATTGCAAGCTCGCCCAGATTCTCGAGCCAGGCACTCGGCTTTGAAGTTGTGGCCCGCGATGTCATCACGCAGGACCCGAACTTCCACGGTGGCGACTATTACGAAGAAGGCCAAACGAGACCGGACATTGGCCTTGCAAACGCCCGCAAGCTTGCGCACATCACCTACCTCTCTGCCGTGGGCATGGAGAAAAAATTCAAGCGCGCCCAAGACCAGGAGAACAGAAGCCACGCCGTCACTTACTCGACGCCGTACGACCTGGACTTGCCGATTGAAAGCTACTTACGTTATCAGGGAACAAAGTTTGTTGACCGCTTTGACGCCAACAGCTACTTGCACATCGCCCATGCGACCGACGCATTCGACCTCGAAACGGAATACGGCAGCATCGAAAACGCCTTCAAGGACATCAAGGCCGAAGTTCTGAACGTGAACCTTTCGACCGACTGGCTTTTCCCGCCGCACGAGAGCCGCCGCATCACAAGCGCCCTTTTGAACGTCGGCAAGACCGTGACGAGCCTCGAACTCGACACGCAGTTTGGCCATGACGGATTCTTGATTGAAGTTGGCGAACTCGGTAAGGCTGTGGGCCGTTTCCTCGATTCCAAGATTATCCCGCAGAACGGAACGCAGGCATTGCCAGTATTCCACGACCAGAGCGACTTCCAGCGCATCAGCAAGCTCGTGAAGGAAGGTAGCCATGTACTCGACCTCGGTTGCGGCAGTGGCGACTTGCTAGATTACCTTATCCGCAAGAAAAACGTCACGGGCTTTGGCATCGAAAAGAACATCAAGGGAATTCTCGACTGCCTCGAAAAAGACGTACAAGTTATCCAGCGCGACTTGGATGAAAGCGGTCTCACGGACATCAAGGACGGAAGTTTCGACTACGCGATTATCAACCGCACGATTCAGGAAATCCGCGACCCGGTGGCACTTTTGAACGAACTTTTGCGCGTAGCAAAGCAGGTCATCGTGACGTTCCCGAATTTCGGCCACTGGTCTGCTCGCGGAAGCCTCATGCTCCACGGTCGCATGCCGATTTCCAAAGAACTCCCCTACGAATGGTACGACACGCCAAACATCCGCGTGCTTACGCTCAAGGACTTCTATACGTTGTGCAACAAGGAAGGTTTCAAGATTGAAAACTTGCACTTCCAGAATGAACACAAGATAAGCAAGTTCCTGACCGCCATTGGGCTCGCGAACTTTGGCGCCGAACA
- a CDS encoding iron-containing alcohol dehydrogenase, translating to MASFLYRFACRAFQKAFFVGVHFMPWREPQLIHGAGSLKELPKHLKANDIEKVLLVTDEFLAKTEHFQNIKKYLDEAGIHYAIYDKTIPNPSIDNINEAARIYRKNKCKGLVAFGGGSAIDCAKGVGIRIARRWTPITFMRGTLRVLRKIPYLVAIPTTAGTGSEATVAAVISNPQTHEKYPINDFVLIPSLAILDANITLDLPPNLTATTGMDALTHAIEAYIGYSNFNGSAEAAILAGRLIIENIQDAYRDGHNIKARENLQKAAYLAGFAFTRAYVGYVHAIAHSLGGMYHTPHGLANAVILPHVLEFYGESCEARLGFFAKAIGAVPAELDNHEASKVFIMQIRELNRSMEIPEHLEFIQTEDIPRLAKSASKEANPLYPVPKILNAKELETLYKIVKGTKM from the coding sequence ATGGCATCTTTCCTTTACAGATTCGCCTGCCGCGCTTTCCAAAAAGCGTTCTTTGTCGGCGTTCACTTTATGCCATGGCGCGAGCCGCAGCTCATTCACGGCGCAGGGAGCTTAAAAGAACTCCCTAAGCACCTCAAGGCAAACGACATCGAAAAAGTTTTGCTCGTTACAGACGAATTCCTGGCCAAGACTGAGCATTTCCAAAACATCAAGAAGTACTTGGATGAAGCAGGAATCCATTACGCTATTTACGACAAGACCATCCCCAACCCGTCCATAGACAACATCAACGAAGCGGCTCGCATTTATCGCAAAAACAAATGCAAGGGGCTCGTCGCCTTTGGTGGTGGTTCTGCAATCGACTGCGCAAAAGGCGTAGGCATCCGCATTGCAAGGCGCTGGACGCCAATTACTTTTATGCGAGGGACGCTCCGCGTTCTTCGCAAGATCCCGTATCTCGTGGCCATCCCGACGACGGCGGGGACAGGGAGCGAAGCGACTGTGGCCGCCGTGATTTCTAATCCGCAGACACATGAGAAGTATCCGATTAACGATTTTGTCTTGATTCCAAGCCTTGCGATTCTCGATGCCAACATCACGCTCGACTTGCCTCCGAATCTTACAGCGACAACAGGCATGGATGCGCTCACGCATGCAATTGAAGCTTACATTGGCTACAGCAATTTCAATGGCAGTGCCGAAGCCGCAATTCTCGCCGGTCGACTGATTATTGAAAACATTCAAGACGCTTATCGCGATGGGCACAACATCAAAGCAAGAGAAAACCTGCAAAAAGCAGCATATCTCGCAGGATTTGCCTTTACGCGCGCCTATGTCGGTTATGTGCACGCCATTGCCCATAGCTTAGGCGGCATGTACCACACGCCACACGGACTTGCAAACGCCGTAATTCTACCGCACGTTCTGGAATTTTACGGAGAATCCTGCGAAGCCCGCCTTGGATTCTTTGCAAAAGCCATCGGCGCCGTCCCGGCAGAGCTCGACAACCATGAAGCATCCAAGGTTTTCATTATGCAAATCCGCGAGCTGAACCGATCTATGGAAATCCCAGAACACTTGGAATTTATCCAAACCGAGGACATTCCAAGACTCGCGAAGTCGGCAAGCAAGGAAGCGAACCCGCTTTACCCTGTGCCGAAAATATTAAATGCGAAAGAGCTCGAAACGCTCTATAAGATTGTCAAAGGAACAAAAATGTAA
- a CDS encoding outer membrane beta-barrel protein: MKRILSLLLLVSTVAFAAPLSAPFTHDGIFANASAGIGYASFENADGEKSIIANGFGAKLHGKLGYYVMQDVALHVNLGYVMYSNFREAWYGVSRYTDHEFNILSSVYLGGGATYYVPEWNNVFFSGSLGVTGYDLDCRRYNGNTGLKAFSFDVGVGKDWWVSEHFAVGASVEFNSAEYWSDDDGVFRSSSIMLLLSVTLN; encoded by the coding sequence ATGAAACGTATCCTCTCTTTGTTGCTGCTTGTGTCGACCGTCGCTTTTGCTGCGCCGCTTTCTGCGCCGTTTACGCATGACGGTATTTTTGCAAATGCATCTGCTGGAATTGGCTACGCTTCATTTGAAAACGCTGATGGTGAAAAATCTATAATAGCGAATGGTTTTGGCGCAAAGCTCCATGGAAAACTGGGCTATTATGTGATGCAAGACGTGGCGTTGCATGTGAATTTGGGATATGTGATGTATTCCAACTTTCGTGAGGCTTGGTATGGCGTTTCCAGATATACGGACCATGAATTCAATATTCTGAGTTCTGTGTACTTGGGGGGTGGCGCTACGTATTACGTGCCTGAATGGAATAACGTCTTTTTCAGTGGCTCGCTTGGCGTGACCGGTTACGATTTGGATTGCCGCAGGTATAATGGCAATACGGGGCTCAAGGCGTTCAGTTTTGACGTCGGAGTAGGCAAGGACTGGTGGGTAAGTGAACACTTTGCCGTGGGCGCATCTGTCGAGTTCAATTCTGCGGAGTATTGGTCCGATGACGATGGCGTGTTCCGCTCGTCTTCCATAATGCTCCTGCTCTCGGTGACATTGAATTAG
- a CDS encoding carbohydrate binding domain-containing protein — protein sequence MIKQSLKVASLAVLGLSVTAAMAQPKKPHLAVYKFFDEQYRPGGYDYSYGGTSKGVTITKSGGYKSKAALNIKLDPKEYSGASICLYNEFFDLNKYMLDSKVEFMIKGKHGGEAVKVGLLDEEVSDGKKTQVVLPMNKYIEGGAVTTDWKKVSIPLVDFPDRGLYWDNTRKSEFPSRIDWDKIAEIRFSIDKSAASEFEVWIDNIEIVKGNKKAAPKKQMVYWDENNDIIDGPKNPEKLDGKAKTLATFYDNQVKGFSYSYGGLTAQREAQSKTPGNKNVLAMYIDNNDWSGVTYSLGEGKFIDLSKVRDKGGLYFWIKGKLGGEKLYVGILDNQGNDIKSQTKVGLNDWIKVSKDWQLAKIPLKRFTDKGKAWDANKSAEVAKDIKWDKIQEIRFSVGKGENAGEPGKPAPVTVFVDQITFTSNIDWVDPDLKWDSFKSNAPDYVITDFESKFSKDKWEPSTGPKSQLKFKVENCAEFKSNCLNIEHYLLADWVDVVLDMQKSGRPAADRDWTKHWGLMFDVYSEKAWQSITVQVQDAGNEIFVSNVGAPKGKTTLLVPFRTFGKFPYYQPPEAVENGIFDLKGVVNLDFKPSGEGTAGGFKIDNVRLTNQREVKAKERPAVIKVLVKGEKEVLNPEISGGLFGINAALWDGDMLDNKNFKVQTREFAKRINHGIIRYPGGLRADDDHWKEILDNHDWMVDTDEFLEWLKKTGSNAMFTVNFGSGTEKEAADWVKHTNIDKKAGILYWEIGNEIYGNWHPYYEKYGKDGGTIYGKRARKFIEAMKKVDPTIKVAVLGVLEGDWNEKVLAETGDIADGLIVHHYPQHFGEENDFAMLSAPQTLTAIYERLHKVVDKWTAKFNKSKKIELWLTEWNSVDFNPGPQTLSVENGLFVADYLGMLATENVDNAQYWDIHNDITPEGGDYGYLTRSGEECMNCPRPSYWAFQMASDALRGKLMKTTIKGDEDALLTAYYTVNGNKKQLLLVNKSPYSEFDIKLDIPGFKGKAKVQTLDKTSEKLKEGWANDPSKKAKTVDISKGIKVGKRTLTLITLE from the coding sequence ATGATTAAGCAATCATTGAAAGTTGCCTCGCTCGCCGTCCTCGGCTTGAGCGTTACAGCTGCAATGGCTCAGCCGAAAAAGCCGCATCTGGCCGTTTACAAGTTCTTCGATGAACAGTATCGTCCGGGTGGATACGACTACTCTTACGGTGGCACGAGCAAGGGCGTTACCATCACCAAGTCTGGTGGTTACAAGTCCAAGGCCGCCCTCAACATCAAGTTGGACCCGAAGGAATACTCCGGTGCTTCCATCTGCCTTTACAACGAATTCTTCGACTTGAACAAGTACATGCTCGACTCCAAGGTCGAATTCATGATCAAGGGCAAGCATGGTGGCGAAGCCGTTAAGGTTGGCCTCCTCGACGAAGAAGTTTCTGATGGCAAGAAGACTCAGGTCGTGCTTCCGATGAACAAGTACATCGAAGGCGGCGCTGTGACGACGGATTGGAAGAAGGTTTCCATTCCTCTCGTGGACTTCCCGGACCGTGGTCTCTACTGGGACAACACCCGCAAGTCCGAATTCCCGTCTCGTATCGACTGGGACAAGATTGCTGAAATCCGTTTCTCCATTGACAAGAGCGCTGCAAGCGAATTCGAAGTCTGGATCGACAACATCGAAATCGTGAAGGGCAACAAGAAGGCTGCTCCGAAGAAGCAGATGGTCTACTGGGACGAAAACAATGATATCATTGACGGCCCGAAGAACCCGGAAAAGCTCGACGGCAAGGCCAAGACTCTCGCTACGTTCTATGACAACCAGGTCAAGGGCTTCTCTTACAGCTACGGTGGTCTCACTGCTCAGCGTGAAGCTCAGTCCAAGACTCCGGGCAACAAGAACGTGCTCGCCATGTACATCGATAACAACGACTGGTCTGGCGTGACCTACTCTCTCGGTGAAGGCAAGTTCATTGACCTCTCCAAGGTTCGCGACAAGGGCGGTCTCTACTTCTGGATCAAGGGTAAGCTCGGCGGCGAAAAGCTCTACGTCGGTATCCTCGACAACCAGGGCAACGACATCAAGAGCCAGACCAAGGTCGGCCTCAACGACTGGATCAAGGTCTCCAAGGATTGGCAGCTCGCCAAGATTCCTCTCAAGCGCTTCACCGACAAGGGTAAGGCTTGGGATGCAAACAAGTCTGCTGAAGTCGCTAAGGACATCAAGTGGGACAAGATTCAGGAAATCCGCTTCTCTGTCGGTAAGGGCGAAAACGCAGGCGAACCGGGCAAGCCGGCTCCTGTGACGGTCTTTGTGGACCAGATCACCTTCACGTCCAACATCGACTGGGTGGACCCGGATCTCAAGTGGGATTCCTTCAAGTCCAACGCTCCGGACTACGTGATCACTGACTTCGAAAGCAAGTTCTCCAAGGACAAGTGGGAACCGTCCACCGGTCCGAAGTCTCAGCTCAAGTTCAAGGTTGAAAACTGCGCCGAATTCAAGAGCAACTGCTTGAATATCGAACACTACCTCCTTGCTGACTGGGTTGACGTTGTGCTCGACATGCAGAAGTCTGGCCGTCCGGCTGCTGACCGTGACTGGACCAAGCACTGGGGCCTCATGTTCGATGTCTATTCCGAAAAGGCTTGGCAGTCCATTACCGTCCAGGTGCAGGATGCAGGCAACGAAATCTTCGTTTCCAACGTCGGTGCTCCGAAGGGCAAGACGACCCTCCTCGTTCCGTTCCGCACGTTCGGCAAGTTCCCGTACTACCAGCCGCCTGAGGCTGTCGAAAACGGCATCTTTGACCTCAAGGGTGTTGTCAACCTCGACTTCAAGCCGAGTGGCGAAGGTACTGCCGGTGGCTTCAAGATCGATAACGTCCGCTTGACCAACCAGCGTGAAGTCAAGGCTAAGGAACGTCCGGCTGTCATCAAGGTCTTGGTGAAGGGCGAAAAGGAAGTTCTCAACCCGGAAATCTCTGGTGGCTTGTTCGGTATCAACGCAGCCCTTTGGGACGGCGACATGCTCGACAACAAGAACTTCAAGGTTCAGACTCGTGAATTTGCAAAGCGCATCAACCACGGCATTATCCGTTATCCGGGTGGTCTCCGTGCTGATGACGACCACTGGAAGGAAATCCTCGACAACCACGACTGGATGGTCGACACCGACGAATTCCTCGAATGGTTGAAGAAGACTGGCTCTAACGCAATGTTCACTGTGAACTTCGGTTCCGGCACTGAAAAGGAAGCTGCTGACTGGGTCAAGCACACGAACATCGACAAGAAGGCCGGCATCCTCTACTGGGAAATCGGTAACGAAATCTACGGTAACTGGCATCCGTATTACGAAAAGTATGGTAAGGACGGCGGTACCATCTATGGTAAGCGCGCTCGTAAGTTCATCGAAGCCATGAAGAAAGTTGATCCGACCATCAAGGTGGCTGTGCTCGGCGTTCTCGAAGGCGACTGGAACGAAAAGGTCCTTGCTGAAACGGGTGACATTGCTGACGGTCTTATCGTCCACCACTACCCGCAGCACTTCGGTGAAGAAAACGACTTCGCTATGCTCTCTGCTCCGCAGACCCTCACTGCAATCTACGAACGTTTGCACAAGGTCGTGGACAAGTGGACTGCAAAGTTCAACAAGAGCAAGAAGATTGAACTCTGGCTCACCGAATGGAACTCTGTTGACTTCAACCCGGGTCCGCAGACCTTGTCTGTCGAAAACGGCTTGTTCGTCGCTGACTACCTCGGTATGCTCGCTACTGAAAACGTCGACAACGCTCAGTACTGGGATATCCACAACGACATCACTCCGGAAGGCGGTGACTACGGTTACTTGACCCGTTCTGGTGAAGAATGCATGAACTGCCCGCGCCCGAGCTACTGGGCATTCCAGATGGCTTCCGACGCTCTCCGTGGCAAGCTCATGAAGACCACCATCAAGGGTGACGAAGACGCTCTCCTCACCGCTTACTACACTGTAAACGGCAACAAGAAGCAGCTCCTCCTCGTGAACAAGAGCCCGTACAGCGAATTCGACATCAAGCTCGACATTCCGGGCTTCAAGGGCAAGGCCAAGGTCCAGACTTTGGACAAGACCTCCGAAAAGCTTAAGGAAGGCTGGGCAAATGACCCATCCAAGAAGGCTAAGACTGTCGATATCTCTAAGGGTATCAAGGTCGGCAAGCGCACCCTTACCCTCATCACTTTGGAATAA
- the glgB gene encoding 1,4-alpha-glucan branching protein GlgB, with protein MEWNDFTSLTAENMQAIWDFKTKDPFSILGIHPLETDRGIKTVIRTYQPQASFVRGESCDGTEEFDFVKLGDTGFFEAILDLEYKPFFYKLIIKQGDGIEYTLVDPYAFLPVLSDFDRHLIATGTHYELYRKLGANLIEHQGFKGVHFAVWAPNARAVSVVGNFNSWDGRRHQMRMLGASGIWEIFIPNLGENELYRFEIHGADGNLHVKVDPLAKLAEVRPATASITTHLDGYEWGDDLYMKTHWATKVFGAPMNIYEVHAGSWRRDPANPDRFLNWDELSERLIPYLKEMGYTHVEFLPLAEHPLDESWGYQVTGYYSPTSRYGTPDQFRHFVDLCHQNEIGVILDWVPAHFPKDAHALGRFDGTACYEHADPRQGEHPHWGTYIFNLGRNEVKNFLIANAMYWLKEFHCDGLRVDAVASMLYLDYGKGPGEWVPNKDGGNINYDTLEFLKHLNSIMGRLTPHAILIAEESTSFPSITRPPEQGGLGFHYKWNMGWMNDFLSYIQHEPIHRKYHHNQLTFSMVYAYSENFIQVFSHDEVVHGKGSMLGKMPGDNWQKFANLRLTYAFQYAHPGKKLNFMGNEFGQFREWNEKRSLDWHLVSWDSHGKLLEMMKVLNHIYKENAPLWEIDHYYTGFEWIWCDDADNSIVSFVRKDDHGNMILCVFNFTPVVRNDYRLGAPARGAWKEIFNTDAAMFGGSNVGNLGEVWTQDVPWQNREWSLNIKLPPLAAVYFKLER; from the coding sequence ATGGAATGGAACGATTTCACGAGCCTGACCGCAGAAAACATGCAGGCAATTTGGGACTTCAAGACTAAAGACCCGTTTTCAATTTTAGGTATCCACCCGCTCGAAACCGATCGCGGGATCAAGACCGTCATCCGCACCTACCAGCCGCAGGCCAGCTTTGTCCGCGGTGAATCGTGCGACGGCACTGAAGAATTTGATTTTGTGAAGCTTGGCGACACAGGATTTTTCGAAGCCATCCTCGACTTGGAATATAAGCCGTTCTTCTACAAGCTCATCATCAAGCAGGGCGACGGCATCGAATACACGCTCGTCGATCCGTATGCATTCTTGCCGGTCCTCAGCGACTTTGACCGCCACCTGATTGCAACAGGCACGCACTACGAACTTTATCGCAAGCTCGGCGCTAACCTCATCGAACACCAGGGATTCAAAGGCGTACACTTCGCCGTCTGGGCTCCGAACGCTCGTGCCGTTTCTGTAGTCGGCAACTTCAACAGCTGGGACGGCCGTCGTCACCAGATGCGCATGCTCGGCGCTTCGGGCATTTGGGAAATCTTCATTCCGAATCTTGGTGAAAACGAACTTTACCGCTTTGAAATTCACGGTGCCGACGGGAACCTCCATGTGAAGGTGGACCCGCTTGCAAAGCTCGCCGAAGTCCGCCCGGCAACAGCATCCATCACGACCCACCTCGACGGTTACGAATGGGGCGACGATCTTTACATGAAGACGCACTGGGCCACAAAGGTCTTTGGCGCTCCGATGAACATTTACGAAGTCCACGCCGGTTCCTGGCGTCGCGACCCGGCTAATCCGGACCGTTTCCTCAACTGGGACGAACTCTCCGAACGCCTCATCCCGTACCTCAAGGAAATGGGATACACGCACGTGGAATTCTTGCCGCTCGCCGAACACCCGCTCGACGAATCCTGGGGCTACCAGGTTACCGGTTACTACTCCCCCACGAGCCGCTACGGCACACCGGACCAGTTCCGCCACTTTGTGGACCTCTGCCACCAGAACGAAATCGGCGTGATTTTGGACTGGGTTCCGGCCCACTTCCCGAAGGATGCACACGCTCTCGGACGTTTCGACGGCACCGCCTGCTACGAGCACGCCGACCCGCGTCAGGGCGAACACCCGCACTGGGGCACATACATCTTTAACCTCGGCCGTAACGAAGTCAAGAACTTCCTCATTGCAAATGCGATGTACTGGCTCAAGGAATTCCACTGCGACGGTCTCCGCGTCGACGCTGTAGCCTCCATGCTTTACCTCGACTACGGTAAGGGTCCGGGCGAATGGGTGCCAAACAAGGACGGCGGCAACATCAACTATGACACGCTCGAATTCCTCAAGCACTTGAACAGCATCATGGGCCGCCTGACCCCGCATGCCATCCTCATCGCCGAAGAATCGACAAGCTTCCCGAGCATCACTCGCCCGCCAGAGCAGGGCGGTCTCGGCTTCCACTACAAGTGGAACATGGGCTGGATGAACGACTTCCTCTCCTACATCCAGCACGAACCGATCCACCGCAAGTACCACCACAACCAGCTCACGTTCAGCATGGTCTACGCTTATTCTGAAAACTTCATACAAGTTTTCAGCCATGACGAAGTGGTACACGGCAAGGGTTCCATGCTTGGCAAGATGCCTGGCGACAACTGGCAGAAGTTTGCAAACCTCCGCCTCACCTACGCTTTCCAGTACGCACACCCGGGCAAGAAGCTCAACTTCATGGGCAACGAATTCGGTCAGTTCCGCGAATGGAACGAAAAGCGTTCACTCGACTGGCACTTGGTCAGCTGGGATAGCCACGGCAAGCTCCTCGAAATGATGAAGGTCTTGAACCACATCTATAAGGAAAATGCTCCGCTGTGGGAAATCGACCATTACTACACCGGCTTTGAATGGATCTGGTGCGACGATGCCGACAATTCCATCGTAAGCTTTGTCCGTAAAGATGACCACGGCAACATGATTCTCTGCGTGTTCAACTTCACGCCAGTTGTCCGTAACGATTACCGTCTGGGCGCTCCTGCTCGCGGTGCTTGGAAAGAAATTTTCAACACCGATGCAGCCATGTTCGGCGGCTCTAACGTGGGCAATCTCGGTGAAGTCTGGACGCAAGACGTTCCGTGGCAGAATCGTGAATGGAGCTTGAATATCAAGCTTCCGCCTCTTGCAGCAGTCTACTTCAAACTCGAGAGATAA
- a CDS encoding thioredoxin domain-containing protein → MKRLSLFAMALVVSGLVACNQASAGGSFNQQARLDSLEKDFKQVKEEFEIFKYALEKRGISLEQARAEMEADNKVWDIPDEDSPVFGNTKNPKLTIVEFTEFQCPYCSRIAPVMQDLNKKYPDQIKFVYKHFPLSFHSNAKAAAASAIAAQKQGKFWEYRYALAPHSRELGDSIYLAVAKEVGLNVEQFKKDMVLDSAMSARIDKDFQLGVKVGVQGTPNFYINGKRQDRFSPDLVEKLLKEAK, encoded by the coding sequence ATGAAACGTCTCTCTCTCTTTGCTATGGCTCTTGTAGTCTCCGGCCTCGTTGCTTGCAACCAAGCTTCCGCTGGCGGTTCGTTCAACCAGCAGGCTCGCCTCGACTCCCTTGAAAAGGATTTCAAGCAGGTCAAGGAAGAATTCGAAATCTTCAAGTACGCTCTTGAAAAGCGCGGCATCTCGCTTGAACAGGCCCGTGCTGAAATGGAAGCCGACAACAAGGTCTGGGACATCCCTGACGAAGACAGCCCGGTCTTTGGCAACACCAAGAACCCGAAGCTCACGATTGTCGAATTCACCGAATTCCAGTGCCCGTACTGCTCTCGCATTGCTCCGGTGATGCAGGACCTCAACAAGAAGTACCCGGACCAGATCAAGTTCGTCTACAAGCACTTCCCGCTCAGCTTCCACTCCAATGCTAAGGCTGCTGCAGCATCCGCTATTGCAGCTCAGAAGCAGGGCAAGTTCTGGGAATACCGTTATGCTCTCGCACCGCACTCTCGCGAACTCGGCGATTCCATCTACCTCGCTGTTGCTAAGGAAGTTGGCCTCAACGTCGAACAGTTCAAGAAGGACATGGTTCTCGATTCTGCTATGAGCGCACGCATCGACAAGGACTTCCAGTTGGGCGTCAAGGTCGGCGTTCAGGGCACCCCGAACTTCTACATCAACGGCAAGCGTCAGGACCGTTTCAGCCCGGATCTCGTCGAAAAGCTCTTGAAGGAAGCCAAGTAA
- a CDS encoding thioesterase family protein gives MAVVMEENANPMKFEKLFKVTPEMIDENKHMNNVWAVQWVQDISIAHSDSVGATDVMYQFGCGWMIHTQFVEYKNQAFLGDEIRGTTWVAGYSKVASVRKCRFERVSDGKVVFESETQWVLMDMKKGRPFAIPQEIKDRFQVK, from the coding sequence ATGGCTGTAGTGATGGAAGAAAATGCAAATCCGATGAAGTTTGAAAAGCTTTTTAAGGTGACGCCCGAGATGATTGATGAAAACAAGCACATGAACAATGTTTGGGCGGTGCAGTGGGTTCAGGATATTTCGATTGCCCATTCGGATTCTGTCGGTGCGACGGATGTCATGTACCAGTTCGGTTGCGGCTGGATGATCCATACGCAGTTTGTGGAATACAAGAATCAGGCGTTCTTGGGCGATGAAATCCGTGGTACGACTTGGGTCGCTGGCTACAGCAAGGTCGCGAGCGTACGCAAGTGCCGCTTTGAACGCGTTTCCGATGGCAAGGTCGTTTTTGAATCCGAGACGCAGTGGGTTCTCATGGATATGAAAAAGGGACGGCCGTTCGCCATCCCTCAAGAAATTAAAGACCGATTTCAAGTAAAGTAA